In one Brienomyrus brachyistius isolate T26 chromosome 7, BBRACH_0.4, whole genome shotgun sequence genomic region, the following are encoded:
- the LOC125746746 gene encoding GRAM domain-containing protein 2B has product MVLITEQLQAATASPHTPDEARSAKTTRRDARGIHSNSEADNEDRLKRSGKSPLVLDVSVETEPDTSEIRKKPSLLRSKGIDPLPLLQSPSDYEAKLERKKSQSTQFSKTNAQYHKLFKEVSKDELLRQSYTCALQKDILYQGKMYVSENWICFHSKVFGKDTKIAIPVLLVTFIKKTKTAILVPNALVITTSSSERHVFVSFLSRDTTFKFLKTICVHLDGENVGSSPAPSSAESSFRATRPSSLPLDFTGDFADLDGVVRQRRQDMLESSSSGSQTPDYEKMAEFPSLPQNFLNGQVAVHADIHRQQTPDPKHTPHRNGLAPAMAATHDQKPSQTVSLNTLLFIYLFLVCVLVLSSCYMAFKIVALEQRLNSLRSLTEFPHNENILHQKSQTEFSAEIYGELSTNLFKLEKIQKNLQKLLEET; this is encoded by the exons ATGGTGCTGATCACCGAGCAGCTGCAGGCGGCCACGGCATCGCCCCATACACCGGATGAGGCGAGATCCGCTAAGACGACCAGGAGGGATGCCAGAGGGATTCACTCAAA TTCCGAGGCCGACAATGAGGACAGACTCAAGAGAAGCGGAAAATCCCCCCTTGTCCTCGACGTGTCAGTAGAAACCGAGCCAGACACCTCGGAAATTAGGAAGAAACCGTCACTTCTTAG GTCGAAGGGTATCGATCCGCTTCCCTTGTTGCAAAGTCCAAGTGATTATGAAGCCAAGCTGGAGAGGAAGAAATCTCAGTCAACCCAG TTTTCCAAGACAAATGCCCAGTATCACAAACTTTTTAAAGAGGTCAGTAAAGATGAGCTCCTCCGACAAA GTTACACCTGTGCCTTGCAGAAAGACATTCTTTACCAGGGAAAGATGTACGTCTCTGAAAACTGGATCTGTTTCCATTCCAAAGTCTTTGGGAAGGATACCAAG ATAGCTATTCCGGTGCTCTTGGTTACCTTCATTAAAAAAACGAAAACGGCCATCTTGGTGCCAAATGCCCTGGTCATCACCACCAGCAGCAGTGAGCGG CACGTTTTTGTCTCATTCCTGTCCCGGGACACCACCTTCAAGTTCCTGAAGACCATCTGTGTTCATTTAGAC GGAGAGAACGTGGGCAGCAGCCCTGCCCCCTCATCTGCGGAGAGCAGTTTCAGAGCCACTCGACCCTCATCTCTTCCACTG GACTTTACTGGGGATTTCGCGGACTTGGACGGCGTGGTCCGGCAGCGGagacaggacatgctggagagcaGCAGTTCTGGATCACAAACCCCAGACTACGAGAAGATGGCAG AATTTCCCAGCCTGCCACAGAATTTCCTCAACGGCCAGGTGGCGGTGCACGCGGATATACACCGGCAGCAGACCCCAGACCCCAAGCACACCCCTCATCGCAACG GTTTGGCCCCAGCGATGGCAGCTACGCACGACCAAAAGCCGTCACAGACTGTCTCGCTGAATACCCTCCTCTTCATCTATTTGTTTTT AGTGTGTGTCCTGGTCCTGTCCTCATGTTACATGGCCTTTAAGATCGTGGCTCTGGAGCAGCGGTTGAATTCACTCAGGTCTTTGACGGAGTTTCCACACAATGA GAATATTCTGCATCAGAAGTCCCAGACGGAGTTTAGTGCAGAGATCTACGGAGAGTTGTCGACCAATCTATTCAAGCTAGAAAAG ATTCAGAAGAATTTGCAGAAACTTCTAGAAGAGACCTGA
- the LOC125746743 gene encoding zinc finger protein 703-like translates to MHDSSRGCKTQQTRSQAPESTNRDGGNNNSCFPKSPGIKSSQVSLLSPSDPLRQAKRLPIRLLKMLTAHTSHLLHPEYLQPLTSAPVSIELDAKKSPLALLAQTCSQIGKPDPPPPSKLSSMASGGLGEKDASGRSSGSGLKLSEHRQPLEDKSSFKPYSKVGGESRKDGLGSGGADKAGFRVPSGGGTAACPPFPPHAISPRSRSVSPSQHPASQPRGSGSSPPAPQPPPTQVLHVDPKSAAADSASMDNGGASKKDGEPSKPSLDSAQLANSSHARASADSNSPGSEGSPHHDGKADTAPVQPGLGSGHVAPVSPFKPGHSVFPLPPSSMGYHGSIVSAYTGYPSQLVPGLDHTKSSLVGGGVGIPGKHPSSSPLTGASPPSFMQGLCRDPYCLTYPNASHLGGSNCSSCVHDPSSTLKSSFPLVYPTHPLHALHPSSLSSSATPTLSHPLYTYGFMLPNEPLPHACNWVSAGGPCDKRFASSEELLSHLRTHTALPGMDSKLLSAYPSASSSAAAAAAASCHLHLTPQGSPGSFSLRAPPSLGLARYHPYSKVHLPAAPSLPMPTLPTAAPYYSPYALYSQRLGSASALGYQ, encoded by the exons ATGCACGATTCCTCCCGTGGATGTAAAACGCAGCAGACACGCAGCCAGGCACCCGAGAGCACCAACCGCGACGGCGGCAACAACAACTCCTGCTTTCCCAAGAGCCCCGGGATAAAAAGCTCGCAGGTCTCCTTGCTGTCACCCTCCGATCCCTTACGACAGGCGAAGCGGCTGCCCATCAGGCTCCTCAAGATGCTGACCGCGCATACGAGCCACTTGCTGCACCCGGAGTATCTCCAGCCCCTCACTTCAGCGCCAGTAAGCATCGAG CTGGATGCCAAAAAGAGCCCCCTGGCCCTGCTGGCTCAGACATGCTCGCAGATCGGCAAGCCGGACCCACCGCCCCCCAGCAAGCTGAGCTCCATGGCATCCGGGGGCCTCGGCGAGAAGGACGCCTCCGGTCGTTCCTCGGGCTCCGGCCTCAAGCTCAGCGAGCACCGGCAGCCGCTGGAGGACAAGTCAAGCTTCAAGCCGTACTCCAAGGTGGGCGGAGAGTCCCGAAAGGACGGGTTGGGCAGCGGCGGTGCGGATAAGGCCGGGTTCCGGGTCCCCAGTGGCGGTGGCacggccgcttgcccgccgttCCCCCCACATGCCATTTCTCCACGATCCCGGTCAGTCTCGCCCTCCCAGCACCCGGCCTCCCAGCCTCGAGGTTCTGGATCCTCACCTCCGGCGCCACAGCCGCCACCCACGCAGGTGCTGCACGTGGACCCCAAGTCGGCAGCCGCCGACTCTGCCAGCATGGACAACGGCGGGGCCTCGAAGAAGGATGGCGAGCCCAGCAAGCCAAGTCTGGACAGCGCCCAACTGGCCAACTCAAGCCATGCCCGTGCCAGCGCCGACTCCAACAGCCCCGGCTCCGAGGGCAGCCCTCACCACGACGGGAAGGCGGACACAGCTCCGGTCCAGCCGGGCCTTGGCTCCGGACACGTGGCCCCAGTATCACCGTTCAAACCAGGCCACTCTGTGTTCCCCCTACCGCCCTCCAGCATGGGCTATCATGGCTCCATCGTCAGCGCCTACACTGGCTACCCGTCCCAGCTAGTGCCGGGCTTGGACCATACCAAGTCCAGTCTGGTCGGGGGTGGTGTGGGCATCCCTGGGAAGCACCCCAGCTCCAGCCCACTAACAGGGGCCTCGCCCCCATCCTTCATGCAGGGCCTGTGCAGGGACCCATACTGTTTGACCTACCCCAATGCCTCTCACCTGGGGGGCAGTAACTGCTCATCCTGCGTCCACGACCCATCATCCACGCTGAAGTCCAGTTTCCCGCTGGTGTATCCCACGCACCCGCTGCACGCCCTGCACCCCAGCTCTCTATCATCCAGTGCCACACCCACGCTGTCCCACCCGCTCTACACCTACGGCTTCATGCTGCCCAACGAGCCCCTCCCCCACGCCTGTAACTGGGTGTCGGCAGGGGGGCCGTGTGACAAGCGCTTCGCCAGTTCGGAGGAGCTGCTGAGTCACCTGCGCACGCACACTGCGCTCCCCGGGATGGACAGCAAACTGCTCTCCGCCTACCCCTCCGCCTCCTCATCCGCTGCAGCTGCAGCCGCCGCCTCCTGCCACCTGCACCTGACCCCCCAGGGCAGCCCTGGGTCCTTCTCCCTGAGAGCCCCGCCCAGCCTGGGCCTTGCCCGCTATCACCCTTACAGCAAAGTCCACTTGCCTGCGGCCCCCTCCCTGCCCATGCCGACGCTGCCAACCGCGGCGCCATACTACTCCCCCTACGCTCTCTACAGCCAGAGGCTGGGCTCGGCCTCAGCGCTGGGCTACCAATGA